In Candidatus Eremiobacteraceae bacterium, a genomic segment contains:
- a CDS encoding ABC transporter ATP-binding protein, with product MIQGGPAAPPPALSAHGVTKRFGALVANDSVDFDVRFGEVHALIGENGAGKSTLMNVLYGVLRPDGGSIQVEGKDVAFGSCSDAMRAGIGMVFQHFLLIERFTVAENVLLGRERTHGGFTDRRAAEAEVRELSARYKFGLDPKARVEALNVGARQQVELLKVLERDARIVILDEPTAALAPAEASALFDIVRRLRSEGRAVILIAHKLKEVLALADRVTVLRRGKVSGSLPIDRADAATLATLMVGKVVDLDAREPRRTAPGDIALAVRGLNVLNDDRRPAVRGVSLDVRAGEILGIAGVEGNGQTEFAEALYGLRSLSSGSVTFAGRDVSRLSARARRVAGIRYVPADRQREGLVLDFDTAENALLGDQRRTSRGMRLNLSLGRSAAREIDARYALAGFDLAKPAGAYSGGTQQKLIVGREMTDDTRLLICVAPTRGVDIGAAAIIHRRLRDVRDSGASIVLISFDLDEIRALSDRIVVFSEGRISGEFAAESATDAQLGACMAGVGSVA from the coding sequence GTGATCCAAGGCGGCCCGGCCGCTCCACCGCCCGCGCTGTCGGCTCACGGCGTCACCAAGCGCTTCGGCGCGCTCGTCGCAAACGATTCAGTGGATTTCGACGTGCGCTTCGGGGAAGTCCATGCGTTGATCGGCGAGAACGGCGCAGGCAAGAGCACGCTGATGAACGTGCTGTACGGTGTGCTTCGCCCCGATGGCGGATCCATACAGGTTGAAGGCAAGGACGTCGCGTTCGGATCGTGCTCCGATGCGATGCGCGCCGGCATCGGCATGGTCTTCCAGCACTTCTTGCTCATCGAACGCTTCACCGTCGCCGAAAACGTCCTGCTAGGACGCGAACGCACGCACGGCGGGTTCACCGACCGGCGTGCGGCCGAAGCCGAGGTCAGAGAACTTTCGGCGCGATACAAGTTCGGCCTCGATCCGAAGGCGCGCGTCGAAGCGCTCAACGTCGGCGCGCGTCAGCAGGTCGAGCTGCTCAAGGTCCTCGAGCGCGATGCACGCATCGTCATCCTCGACGAACCGACCGCTGCGCTTGCGCCCGCGGAAGCGTCTGCGCTCTTCGATATCGTGAGACGCTTGCGTTCAGAGGGCCGAGCGGTCATCCTCATCGCCCACAAGCTGAAGGAAGTCTTAGCGCTCGCAGACCGCGTCACGGTTCTGCGGCGCGGCAAGGTCTCGGGGTCGCTGCCTATCGACCGCGCCGACGCCGCAACGCTTGCCACGCTGATGGTCGGTAAAGTCGTCGACTTGGATGCGCGCGAGCCGCGCCGCACGGCGCCGGGCGACATTGCGCTCGCAGTTCGCGGCCTCAACGTGCTGAATGACGATCGTCGGCCGGCCGTCCGCGGCGTGAGCCTTGACGTTCGTGCCGGAGAGATCCTGGGGATCGCCGGTGTCGAGGGCAACGGCCAGACCGAATTCGCAGAAGCACTGTACGGACTTCGGTCGCTCTCAAGCGGAAGCGTGACATTTGCGGGGCGCGACGTGTCACGGCTCTCCGCACGAGCGCGAAGGGTCGCGGGCATCCGCTACGTTCCGGCGGACCGGCAGCGCGAAGGGCTCGTGCTCGACTTCGATACCGCCGAAAATGCGTTGCTCGGAGACCAGCGGCGCACGAGTCGCGGCATGCGTCTCAACCTTTCGCTCGGGCGAAGTGCGGCACGCGAGATCGACGCGCGCTATGCGCTGGCGGGATTCGACCTGGCAAAGCCGGCAGGCGCATATTCCGGCGGCACGCAGCAGAAACTGATCGTCGGCCGCGAGATGACCGACGACACGCGGCTGTTGATCTGCGTGGCCCCTACCCGCGGCGTCGATATCGGCGCCGCGGCGATCATCCATCGAAGGCTGCGCGACGTCCGCGACAGCGGAGCGAGCATCGTGCTGATCTCGTTCGACCTCGATGAGATCCGCGCGCTCTCCGACCGCATCGTCGTCTTCAGCGAAGGCCGGATCTCGGGCGAATTCGCAGCGGAGTCCGCGACCGACGCCCAGCTCGGCGCCTGCATGGCGGGAGTCGGTTCCGTTGCGTGA
- a CDS encoding BMP family ABC transporter substrate-binding protein: MRRLFMLAAVAALIAGCSSGGSGSSGANQTNGAKPSLKLAMVTDVGGLGDKSFNDSANRGLQWAKTQLDARVTVLQSRSVTDYEPNLSTLADQGNDLIFAIGFLMHDSLNDVAPRYPATHFAIIDSVVDQPNVTSITFKEEESSFLAGVIAGLATKKNVVAFLGGIESPLIEKFQAGFAAGVESVNPHATMLVKYTGSFDDVASGKEYTSVLYDQGADIVYAAAGKCGLGAIDEAQARPSGYYVIGVDSDQDAIAPGKVLTSALKHVDHAVLALAADASRGAYPRGTLVFGLKEGGVGLTEMKYTRRFLPAGALATEKAYEKMIIARKLVVPSTLVQLKAFVPVHPAATK, from the coding sequence ATGCGGCGTCTGTTCATGTTGGCGGCTGTGGCCGCGCTCATCGCGGGCTGTTCGAGTGGTGGCAGCGGGTCATCCGGTGCAAACCAGACGAACGGCGCCAAACCGTCGCTCAAACTCGCTATGGTCACCGACGTCGGCGGTCTGGGTGACAAGTCGTTCAACGACTCCGCAAATCGCGGGCTTCAGTGGGCCAAGACTCAGCTCGACGCACGGGTGACCGTCCTGCAGTCGCGCTCGGTGACGGATTACGAACCGAATCTTTCGACGCTCGCCGATCAGGGCAACGATTTGATCTTCGCGATCGGTTTCCTGATGCACGATTCGCTCAACGACGTCGCGCCGCGGTATCCGGCCACACACTTCGCCATCATCGACTCGGTCGTCGACCAGCCCAACGTCACGTCCATCACGTTCAAAGAGGAAGAGAGCTCCTTTCTCGCGGGCGTGATCGCTGGGCTCGCGACGAAGAAGAACGTCGTGGCATTTCTCGGCGGCATCGAGTCGCCGTTGATCGAAAAATTTCAGGCAGGTTTCGCCGCCGGCGTGGAATCGGTGAATCCCCACGCGACGATGCTCGTGAAATACACGGGCTCGTTCGACGACGTCGCCAGCGGCAAAGAATACACGAGCGTGCTCTACGATCAGGGCGCGGATATCGTGTACGCGGCTGCGGGCAAATGCGGGCTCGGCGCCATTGACGAGGCCCAAGCGCGGCCGTCGGGTTACTATGTTATCGGCGTTGATTCAGACCAAGACGCCATCGCGCCCGGCAAAGTGCTCACGAGCGCGCTGAAGCACGTGGATCACGCAGTGCTCGCTCTAGCAGCCGACGCTTCGCGTGGAGCCTATCCGCGCGGAACCCTCGTCTTCGGCCTAAAGGAGGGCGGAGTCGGCCTCACCGAGATGAAGTACACGCGCCGTTTTCTGCCGGCAGGTGCGCTCGCAACGGAGAAGGCCTACGAGAAGATGATCATCGCCCGTAAACTTGTCGTGCCGTCGACGCTGGTCCAACTGAAGGCGTTCGTCCCGGTGCACCCGGCCGCAACGAAGTGA